Genomic segment of Hymenobacter aquaticus:
CAGGCCGTAGTGCACTTTATAGCGCAGCACTTCGCCTTTGGTAAAGCTATTATTGGGAATCGTACGCTCGGTTTTGGTGGTGTCGAACGACCAAAGGGTGGCGCAGAAAGCAAGCAGCAGCGGGGAAAACAGGAGCCAGCGACGGTTCATGGAAAACGGCAAAATGGTTTTGGCCGATGCTTATTCAAACGGGATGCCAGCAAAGATACCAGTAACCGCAGAAACTACATCGTACTCGGGCAAAAGGAACGAAAATCCTCTTTCTGAGTTCCATTCGCTTTTTTGAGCCTAGTAATATACGCACAAAAAAAGCCTCCCCGCTTGCGCAAGGAGGCTTTTTCGATGAAAGGCAAGGATTACTGGTCGTCGTCCTCGTCCGTCGACTCGTCGGTGGGAATGGCGGCCAGCGCCGTGGCGGGCTCCCCTTTCACCATGTCGCGAATCTTCTGTTCGATTTCGTCGGCCAACTCATGGTTGTCGAGCAGGATTTGCTTGACACCCTCGCGGCCCTGGCCGAGGCGGTTGCCGTTGTAGGAGAACCAGGAGCCCGACTTGGCGATGATGCCCATGTCGACGCCCAGGTCCAGAATCTCGCCGACTTTGCTGATGCCTTCGCCGTAGATGATATCGAACTCCACCACTTTGAAGGGCGGCGCTACTTTATTCTTCACCACCTTCACCTTGGTGCGGTTGCCGGTCACGTTGTCCTTGTCTTCCTTGATTTGGCCGATGCGACGAATGTCGAGACGAACCGAAGCGTAGAATTTCAGGGCGTTACCACCGGTCGTGGTTTCGGGGTTGCCGAACATCACACCGATTTTTTCGCGCAGCTGGTTGATAAAGATGCAGCAGCAGCCGGTTTTGTTGATGGTACCGGTCAGCTTGCGCAGGGCCTGGCTCATCAGGCGGGCCTGCAGGCCCATCTTCGAGTCGCCCATGTCGCCTTCCAGTTCGCCCTTGGGCACCAGCGCGGCTACCGAGTCAATGACGATAATGTCGATGGCACCCGAGGAAATCAGGTGGTCGGCTATTTCCAGGGCCTGCTCGCCGTTATCGGGCTGGGCAATCAGCAGGTTGGTGGTGTCGATACCCAGCTTTTCGGCGTAGGTTTTGTCGAAGGCGTGTTCGGCGTCGATGAAGGCGGCAATGCCACCTTTCTTCTGGGCCTCGGCGATGCAGTGCATCGTGAGCGTCGTTTTACCGCTCGATTCCGGACCATAGATTTCAACGACCCGGCCGCGGGGCAGGCCGCCGATGCCGAGCGCAATGTCAAGGCCGAGCGAGCCGGTGCTGATGGCCGGAATATCGACCACACGCTCGTCGCTGAGCTTCATGACGGTGCCTTTGCCGTAAGCTTTGTCAAGCTTATCCATCGTGAGCTGAAGGGCCTTCATCTTCTCGATGTTCGGATTGACAGCTTTATCAGTGGTGGGTGCAGCCATTGGAATGGGGTTGGGAATAAATGCTTAGGTTTGGTGAATGTAGGCGTTTTGAGCCGCTAAAACAATCCGCCCGGGGCCTTTTATGACGTTCGGGGCGGGGTGTTCCTGGTCGGCAATGGGTAACACAACCGGACTATATTTTGTCCCCGCAATGCTAAAAAAATTTGCTGAATT
This window contains:
- the recA gene encoding recombinase RecA, whose product is MAAPTTDKAVNPNIEKMKALQLTMDKLDKAYGKGTVMKLSDERVVDIPAISTGSLGLDIALGIGGLPRGRVVEIYGPESSGKTTLTMHCIAEAQKKGGIAAFIDAEHAFDKTYAEKLGIDTTNLLIAQPDNGEQALEIADHLISSGAIDIIVIDSVAALVPKGELEGDMGDSKMGLQARLMSQALRKLTGTINKTGCCCIFINQLREKIGVMFGNPETTTGGNALKFYASVRLDIRRIGQIKEDKDNVTGNRTKVKVVKNKVAPPFKVVEFDIIYGEGISKVGEILDLGVDMGIIAKSGSWFSYNGNRLGQGREGVKQILLDNHELADEIEQKIRDMVKGEPATALAAIPTDESTDEDDDQ